A genomic segment from Aegilops tauschii subsp. strangulata cultivar AL8/78 chromosome 1, Aet v6.0, whole genome shotgun sequence encodes:
- the LOC109773438 gene encoding putative FBD-associated F-box protein At5g56440, which yields MAMQSAGPGVKRVKQTAPHIHEEAPPGAKEEDDEESLDRISRLPDDILGEIVSLLPTKEGARTQTLASRWSHLWRTAPLNLDCRDLPADDDGILLGAFLSAHEGPVHRLCLPSRHLRDRAAAVDGWLRSPTLDNLQALEFYLDTPVRYGSFMHSPPASIFRFSSTLRAATIAQCHIPDNAVEMLRFPQLQKLELVEAKISEGSLASLITSGCPALESLLLKTCGSFHIRGLRINSPTLKFIGVFSMFVELIIEDAPSLERLLHIILHVKMRLTVTSAPKLEMLGYISEYADSKMTFGSTSIQDLRIDSLTTVVRTIKTLAIHSNFNLHMVIDLMRCFPCLENLYMKIPKSTAGVANSWRRKHRDFLTSHDIRLKTIFLGYYQGIRAHVDFVTFFVLNAKALESIRLEVGSRDYNERYFAEQHSVLQMEKRDSRGARLCFKTPCDYDAPHVMHVGDLDSPDPFACGC from the exons ATGGCGATGCAATCGGCCGGCCCTGGTGTCAAGAGGGTGAAACAAACGGCGCCGCATATCCACGAAGAGGCGCCGCCCGGAGCGAAGGAAGAGGACGACGAAGAGTCGCTGGACCGCATTAGCCGCCTCCCGGATGACATTCTTGGTGAGATCGTCTCGCTCCTCCCCACCAAGGAGGGTGCCCGCACCCAAACCCTCGCGTCTCGATGGAGTCATCTATGGCGCACTGCCCCTCTCAATCTTGATTGTCGCGATCTCCCTGCCGACGACGATGGTATTCTCCTCGGAGCCTTCCTCTCCGCCCATGAGGGCCCGGTTCATCGCTTGTGCCTGCCCTCGCGCCACCTCCGGGACCGAGCCGCTGCCGTGGATGGCTGGCTCCGATCCCCCACCCTTGACAATCTCCAGGCGCTCGAGTTCTACCTAGATACACCAGTAAGATATGGAAGCTTTATGCATTCGCCACCCGCGTCCATCTTCCGGTTCTCGTCCACTCTCCGCGCCGCCACCATCGCCCAGTGCCATATCCCTGACAATGCTGTCGAAATGCTTCGATTTCCGCAGCTCCAGAAACTTGAACTTGTGGAGGCCAAAATCTCAGAGGGCTCGCTGGCCAGCCTTATCACCTCCGGCTGCCCTGCACTGGAAAGCTTGCTGCTTAAAACTTGTGGAAGTTTCCATATCCGTGGTCTCAGGATCAACTCCCCTACCCTTAAATTTATAGGTGTTTTTTCCATGTTTGTAGAACTCATCATTGAGGATGCTCCTTCACTTGAAAGGTTGCTCCATATTATACTTCATGTGAAAATGCGACTGACAGTAACCTCCGCACCTAAATTGGAGATGTTGGGTTATATTTCTGAATATGCAGACTCCAAAATGACGTTTGGTTCCACATCTATTCAG GATTTGCGCATTGATAGTCTGACAACTGTGGTGCGTACTATCAAGACCCTAGCTATCCATTCGAATTTTAATCTCCATATGGTTATTGACTTGATGAGATGCTTTCCATGCTTGGAGAATTTGTATATGAAG ATTCCGAAATCTACAGCAGGGGTAGCAAACTCGTGGCGTCGTAAACACCGGGATTTTCTCACATCTCATGATATTCGCTTGAAGACGATATTTCTGGGATATTATCAAGGCATCCGGGCACATGTCGACTTTGTCACATTCTTTGTACTGAATGCAAAAGCGCTAGAGTCCATCAGACTCGAGGTTGGTTCCAGGGATTACAATGAGAGGTACTTCGCAGAACAACATAGTGTGCTTCAGATGGAGAAGAGGGATTCTAGAGGTGCTCGACTTTGCTTCAAAACACCTTGTGACTATGATGCTCCACATGTCATGCATGTCGGTGATTTAGATTCACCCGATCCCTTCGCATGTGGATGTTGA
- the LOC109773440 gene encoding uncharacterized protein produces the protein MDMRMRVSVISAPRLVTLGYISQNSQDSKIMFGSTVIQRLHVVSLTTVVRTVKILAVHMNFNLDMVIDLMKCFVCLEKLYMKIQTDSPAGANFWRHKHRNFLTSQDIRLKTLVLGHYRGIQAQVNFVTFFILNAKLLESIRLEVDSRDYNDGFFAEQCRMLQMENRISRGAQLCVTQMLRVGLAPG, from the exons ATGGATATGAGAATGCGAGTGTCAGTAATCTCCGCACCTAGACTGGTGACCTTGGGTTACATTTCTCAGAATTCACAGGACTCCAAAATCATGTTTGGCTCCACTGTTATTCAG AGATTGCACGTTGTTAGCCTGACAACGGTGGTGCGTACTGTCAAGATCTTGGCCGTCCATATGAATTTTAATCTGGATATGGTTATTGACTTGATGAAATGCTTTGTATGCTTGGAGAAGTTGTATATGAAG ATTCAGACAGATTCACCAGCAGGAGCAAATTTCTGGCGTCATAAACACCGGAATTTTCTCACATCTCAGGACATCCGTTTGAAGACCTTAGTGCTGGGACATTACCGAGGCATCCAGGCACAAGTTAACTTTGTCACATTCTTTATACTGAATGCGAAACTGCTAGAGTCCATCCGACTTGAGGTTGATTCCAGAGATTACAATGACGGATTTTTCGCAGAACAGTGTAGGATGCTTCAGATGGAGAACAGGATTTCTAGAGGTGCTCAGCTCTGTGTTACACAG ATGTTGAGAGTGGGCCTGGCTCCTGGTTGA
- the LOC109773441 gene encoding F-box/LRR-repeat protein At3g26922-like, with amino-acid sequence MNMEPATGKRPRTTVRSRGRRTSIADRISDLPDVILGEIISLLSIKDAARTQALASRWRHLWRTASLNLDFRGLPANHNGVLLDIILAAHEGLVHRLCLPARYLSDQAAAMEAWIQSPALDKLQELDFYLLGLPNTCVDLQSPPASIFRFSSTLRVATISMCSLLDYPVETLRFPQLRKFALVAVNISEDSLCHVINTCCPALECLLLRTNFNVHGVRINSPTLKSVGIHASVAELTIENAPSLERLLCLKMHMKMRVSVVSAPRLETLGYISHHEWGSKIMYGSTVIEGLCVDSLTTMVRTVKILAIHMNSNLDMTIVLGYYKGFQAQVDFVTFFVLNARSLESIQLVVDSRNYSREFVSGQREKLQIEKRASRGPNNKLVVQIVQCLLNVYIGKH; translated from the exons ATGAACATGGAGCCGGCCACCGGAAAAAGGCCTAGAACCACCGTCCGGAGCCGTGGAAGACGAACAAGTATTGctgaccgcatcagcgatctccctgATGTCATCCTCGGTGAGATCATCTCCCTTCTTTCCATCAAGGACGCCGCTCGCACCCAAGCCCTCGCGTCTCGGTGGCGCCATCTATGGCGCACCGCCTCTCTTAACCTCGACTTCCGCGGCCTCCCTGCCAATCATAATGGTGTCCTCCTCGACATCATCCTCGCCGCCCACGAGGGACTAGTTCACCGTCTCTGCCTCCCGGCGCGCTACCTCTCAGATCAAGCTGCTGCCATGGAAGCCTGGATCCAATCCCCTGCCCTGGATAAGCTCCAGGAGCTCGACTTCTACCTATTAGGGCTGCCAAATACATGTGTAGATCTGCAATCGCCACCGGCGTCCATCTTCCGATTCTCGTCCACTCTCCGCGTGGCCACCATCAGCATGTGCTCTCTCCTCGACTATCCGGTTGAAACACTCCGCTTTCCTCAGCTCAGGAAGTTTGCACTAGTGGCAGTCAACATCTCGGAGGACTCTTTGTGCCACGTTATCAACACATGCTGCCCTGCACTAGAGTGCTTGCTGTTGAGAACCAATTTTAACGTTCATGGTGTCAGGATCAACTCCCCTACCCTTAAAAGTGTAGGCATTCATGCGAGCGTTGCAGAACTCACCATTGAGAATGCCCCTTCACTTGAAAGGTTGCTCTGCTTGAAAATGCATATGAAAATGAGAGTGTCAGTAGTCTCCGCGCCCAGACTGGAGACCTTGGGTTACATTTCTCACCATGAATGGGGCTCCAAAATCATGTATGGCTCCACAGTTATCGAG GGTTTGTGCGTTGATAGCCTGACAACTATGGTGCGTACTGTCAAGATCTTAGCTATCCATATGAATTCAAATCTGGACATG ACCATAGTGTTGGGATATTATAAAGGCTTCCAGGCACAAGTTGACTTTGTTACATTCTTTGTACTGAATGCGAGATCACTAGAGTCCATTCAACTTGTGGTTGATTCCAGGAATTACAGCCGCGAATTTGTCTCAGGACAACGTGAGAAGCTTCAGATAGAGAAGAGAGCTTCTAGAG GACCAAACAACAAACTTGTGGTGCAGATTGTACAGTGTCTTCTGAATGTCTATATTGGGAAGCACTGA